In a genomic window of Alistipes sp. ZOR0009:
- a CDS encoding DUF349 domain-containing protein, which translates to MESENTNALVPEEQLNKPVEDTLETTPSAAVEVEEEAEATASAVDFSEEEALLAANEIDLGEEDEAEEVEDATPATTDYSNFSKAELVKALETVVRNQSTVGARREIEAIKIAFYKLLRSEIQALKTEFLEKGGLEADFKAPEAPEEQLLKDLVAEYKAAQQARIKEIEAEKEKNYQEKQRILDELKNLSEGAEAHTHTFQEFKNLQNQWKEVGQVPQAHVKDLWDNYHYLVEKFYDYIKINRELRDLDLKKNYEAKMVLCEKAEEFLLDPSPVSSFQKLQKLHEQWREIGPVAKEFKETLWDRFKEVTSKINKRHQEFFESLRDEQKTNLDAKTVLCEKAEELTSTEIKSTKEWNTKSKEIVELQKVWKTIGYAPKKENAKVYQRFREACDKFFTQKRDFYTLLKEQIDANLKLKIEICEKAEALSASEEWKKTTDELINLQKEWKKIGQVSRKHADDIWKRFRTACDTFFNNKSAHFSEIDKSYEENLQKKEALIEEIKAFVAENVENSFEALKDFQRRWAEIGFVPMKAKDRIQSAYREAIDAHFHALKGNEAERKMVKFKSWVDVNSGPKADRKLRTERDKLIGKIRQLESDISVWENNIGFFAKSKNADAMIKEVNNKIRKAKEEIALIEDKINVIDTQLPE; encoded by the coding sequence ATGGAGTCTGAGAACACAAATGCTCTAGTTCCTGAGGAACAGCTCAACAAGCCTGTTGAGGATACTTTAGAAACTACCCCTTCAGCTGCGGTTGAAGTTGAAGAAGAAGCTGAAGCAACCGCTTCGGCAGTTGATTTTTCGGAAGAGGAAGCTCTTTTAGCCGCCAACGAGATCGATCTTGGCGAAGAAGATGAGGCAGAAGAGGTGGAAGATGCAACACCAGCCACCACCGACTACTCGAACTTCAGTAAGGCAGAACTAGTAAAAGCTTTAGAGACGGTAGTTCGTAACCAGTCTACTGTTGGAGCCCGTCGCGAAATCGAAGCCATAAAAATTGCCTTCTACAAGCTACTCCGCTCCGAGATTCAAGCATTAAAAACTGAATTCCTCGAAAAAGGTGGACTAGAGGCCGACTTTAAGGCGCCAGAAGCCCCTGAAGAGCAACTGCTAAAAGATCTTGTAGCCGAGTATAAGGCTGCACAGCAAGCCCGAATCAAAGAGATAGAGGCAGAAAAAGAAAAAAACTACCAAGAAAAACAAAGAATTCTTGATGAGTTGAAAAATCTTTCGGAAGGGGCAGAGGCCCACACCCACACATTCCAAGAGTTTAAAAACCTACAAAACCAGTGGAAAGAAGTTGGGCAGGTACCTCAAGCACACGTTAAAGATTTGTGGGACAACTACCACTACCTCGTTGAAAAATTCTACGATTACATAAAAATTAATCGCGAGCTACGAGACCTAGACCTCAAGAAGAACTACGAGGCAAAAATGGTGCTCTGCGAAAAAGCAGAAGAGTTTCTGCTAGACCCCTCTCCTGTTTCATCCTTCCAAAAGTTGCAAAAATTGCACGAGCAGTGGCGCGAAATAGGCCCCGTTGCGAAGGAGTTTAAGGAAACACTTTGGGATCGATTCAAGGAGGTAACCTCCAAAATCAACAAAAGACATCAGGAATTTTTTGAATCGCTTCGCGATGAGCAAAAAACCAACCTTGACGCCAAAACTGTTCTTTGCGAAAAGGCAGAAGAGCTAACCTCTACCGAAATAAAATCGACCAAGGAGTGGAACACCAAATCGAAGGAGATTGTAGAGTTGCAAAAGGTTTGGAAGACGATTGGCTACGCCCCTAAAAAGGAAAACGCCAAGGTGTACCAACGTTTTAGAGAGGCCTGTGACAAGTTTTTTACACAAAAGAGAGATTTCTATACCCTACTAAAGGAGCAAATTGATGCCAACCTAAAGCTGAAGATTGAAATCTGCGAAAAAGCCGAAGCCCTATCTGCCTCAGAAGAGTGGAAAAAGACTACCGACGAGCTCATCAACCTACAAAAGGAGTGGAAAAAGATTGGACAAGTTTCGCGCAAGCATGCCGACGATATCTGGAAACGCTTCCGCACCGCCTGCGACACCTTCTTTAATAACAAATCGGCCCACTTCTCCGAAATCGACAAGTCGTACGAAGAAAATTTACAAAAGAAAGAGGCCCTAATCGAGGAAATTAAGGCATTTGTTGCAGAAAATGTGGAGAACAGCTTTGAAGCACTTAAGGATTTCCAACGCCGTTGGGCCGAAATAGGCTTCGTCCCTATGAAAGCAAAAGACAGGATTCAGTCGGCTTATCGCGAAGCCATCGATGCACATTTCCACGCATTAAAAGGGAATGAGGCAGAAAGAAAGATGGTTAAGTTCAAAAGCTGGGTTGACGTAAATTCTGGCCCAAAAGCTGATAGAAAGCTGCGTACCGAACGCGATAAGCTA
- a CDS encoding SagB/ThcOx family dehydrogenase: protein MRKILFLPAFLLAMAAVSGQEPVVLPVPKTDGGMPLMDALRIRESERSFAVDELSLQELSNLLWAANGVNRTNGKHTAPSSMNYQEIDVYVLLKAGIYRYDARGNTLHPIVGGDFRAVAGKQDFVSTAPVNLVYVADFSRVPKGETEAQLNASYANSGFIAQNVYLFCASEKLACVVRAYFDPKVLGETLKLSSTQRVILTQTVGKKK from the coding sequence ATGAGAAAGATCCTTTTTTTGCCCGCATTTTTGCTGGCGATGGCTGCTGTCAGTGGGCAGGAGCCTGTTGTTTTACCTGTCCCTAAAACCGACGGAGGAATGCCTCTGATGGATGCGCTACGAATTAGGGAGTCGGAACGTTCTTTTGCCGTCGACGAACTGTCGTTGCAGGAGTTGTCAAATCTGCTATGGGCTGCCAATGGCGTTAACCGTACCAATGGAAAGCATACAGCCCCCAGTTCTATGAACTATCAGGAGATTGACGTTTACGTACTGCTCAAGGCTGGCATCTACCGCTATGATGCGAGAGGCAATACGCTGCACCCTATTGTAGGCGGCGATTTTAGGGCAGTGGCTGGCAAGCAGGATTTTGTTTCGACGGCTCCCGTTAACTTAGTCTACGTGGCCGATTTTTCGCGCGTTCCGAAGGGAGAAACAGAGGCTCAACTTAACGCTTCGTATGCCAATAGCGGCTTTATTGCCCAGAATGTGTACCTGTTTTGTGCTTCCGAGAAGCTGGCCTGCGTTGTGCGTGCCTATTTCGATCCCAAGGTGTTGGGTGAAACTCTTAAGCTAAGTTCTACGCAGCGGGTGATTTTAACCCAAACCGTTGGGAAAAAGAAGTGA